One genomic window of Pelecanus crispus isolate bPelCri1 chromosome 18, bPelCri1.pri, whole genome shotgun sequence includes the following:
- the LOC104032608 gene encoding 1-acyl-sn-glycerol-3-phosphate acyltransferase alpha has protein sequence MEVVLLHGLLLLFPVAALLLYRYNATFHYFCKVAFFNCWIVAMATLLSPFAAFRGRSVENMKLLRAAILPLKHLYGIKMQVWGSEHLNIKEPYVIVCNHQASLDLMGMVEVIPDRCVPIAKKELMYMGTVGWACWLSGIIFIDRHKREAAIDVISQTARTIRRENLRVLIFPEGTRNQGKSMLPFKRGAFHLAVQAQVPIFPIVISPYWDFFSSKDKKFTSGTCTIRILPKVDTQGLSPKDVPELTETVRQAMADVFAEMSANHCGEERAEQPLLLHCAGAGARKGVGSPQCEEDTTRTSN, from the exons ATGGAGGTGGTCCTGCTCCAcgggctgctgctcctcttccccgtggcagccctgctgctttACCGGTACAATGCCACCTTCCACTACTTCTGCAAGGTGGCCTTCTTCAACTGCTGGATTGTGGCCATGGCCACCCTCCTGTCCCCCTTTGCAGCTTTTCGGGGACGCTCCGTGGAGAACATGAA GCTCCTGCGTGCTGCAATCCTGCCCCTCAAACACCTCTATGGCATCAAGATGCAGGTGTGGGGCTCTGAGCATCTGAACATCAAGGAGCCCTATGTGATAGTTTGCAACCACCAAGCTTCCCTTGACCTCATGG GCATGGTGGAGGTCATTCCTGACCGCTGTGTGCCCATCGCCAAGAAGGAGCTCATGTACATGGGCACCGTGGGGTGGGCCTGCTGGCTCAGTGGCATCATCTTCATCGACCGCCacaaaagagaagcagcaatcGATGTCATCTCCCAGACGGCCAGGACCATACGGCGTGAAAAT CTCCGAGTGTTGATTTTTCCTGAAGGCACCAGGAACCAGGGAAAATCCATGCTGCCCTTCAAGCGCGGGGCTTTCCACTTGGCCGTGCAGGCTCAG GTTCCCATTTTCCCCATTGTGATCTCCCCGTACTGGGACTTCTTCAGCTCCAAGGATAAGAAATTCACCTCTG gGACGTGCACCATCCGAATCCTCCCCAAGGTAGACACCCAGGGCCTGAGCCCGAAGGATGTCCCCGAACTGACAGAGACTGTCCGCCAGGCTATGGCTGATGTCTTTGCCGAGATGTCTGCAAATCACTGTGGGGAAGAGCGTGCTGagcagcctctgctcctgcACTGCGCTGGGGCCGGTGCTCGCAAGGGGGTGGGCAGCCCGCAGTGTGAGGAGGACACAACCAGGACCAGCAATTAG
- the LOC104032610 gene encoding alpha-2-macroglobulin-like protein 1 — MRSPAALPVLLFLFLHLTAGVSAAQTYVVTCPAVIYHPYTAVMWVHLSGLHEPIQVTIQLQRADGTPNITLLEREVRDPHLYLNITFPAPAPAKGTEEIVDLHVSIQGDSLDVSKKKKVMLRALEPGIFIQTDKAVYKPGQQVKFRIVSLDKDFTPSSKKLPLVFLKDPSGNRIAQWRDVSPQQGIVDLSLPLAAEPALGTYTIEVEGKRRSFSVEEYVLPKFEMTIDLPAVVLEKDKKVRMEICGRYTYGKPVQGKVQASLCQPFRYNRILHRLNRAPEKEMNCIEVGGQTEKNGCFSTEILLTAFNLTSHMYQKQFQVQASLVENGTGLELKTTKNCMILPEMLTVTFENTNEFYKPGIPYTGTMLLKRADSTMPPQKELLLIVSQQGKDTRQTFLTDRSGRASFKLETSDWSGMVSLLGQVNEAAHTQNDSSTLIYQNAEMYLSPFFSAGRSFLRIRQLESELPCGQPQQLWVDYIFSKKSLGTQLQSLDVVFLVLAKGTIVSILKKELRAEAGLRGSFSLELPIGPELAPMAKVLGYVVLPDSEMVADSTELKVAKCFPNKVKMAFSEDKALPGSALWLELEAAPGSLCAIRAVDRSVLLLKPEAEINAEAVYKILPEFDYPESIQDPQPCLPFPWHYRPNFVIPTIPFGLRQRDFFRLPRRHPLPFPIRRYFQMDTYKLFQNAALKLFTNAQTNDACKERFGLPGMAGPEGPRGGSYLHVAYFQEEVDDRQVRGHAVPEVMDHDITVTTALEEPSAPRTYFPETWLWDLVPMGERGSVEMTVTVPDTITEWEAGMFCTSPQGLGLAPATTLTAFKPFFVELALPYAVVRHEAFTLVATVFNYLRQCLQVQVSLEVSTELEVSASTDEAYGGCICADEARTFRWGMRATSLGEVNITISTEALSSKEFCGNEMPVVPAQGRVDTVIKPLLVQPGGILVEKAHNSLLCQEDNEKISLEVPANILEGSQRAHVTVMGDIMGNALQNLDHLLAMPYGCGEQNMVRFAPNIYIQQYLEKTGQLQPDIRAKAQGFLQSGYQRELLYKHDDGSYSAFGKSDPTGNTWLTAFVLKSFGQARAYVAIEERHITDALRWLQKQQQQQTGCFRNVGKLFNNALQGGVSDELSLSAYVTAAMLELGLSPMNPTVSSALQCLEASVTDDPYTQALLAYVFGLAGRREQQQTQLQRLAQHSVSADGQIHWQRKGKAQPPSQPSWAAAAPAEVEMTAYVLLAYLSQPQVSSDDLRTASKIVRWLCKQQNPYGGFASTQDTVVGLQALAKYAALTYGSNGDFTVTVTSPTGTAQDFVLHKSNRLVLQRAALHELPGTYGVQARGQGCALVQVTLRYNMPPPPSTGMFDLHVETEPRECRGDASTRFRLLLRARYTGERPATNMVVIEAKLPSGYIPDKSSMVELKRQKLVKKVEVQPDQVTIYLDQLTKEEETFAFTATQDFPVRNLQPATVTLYDYYETGDRADAAYSAPCSSEADGQERENF; from the exons ATGAggtccccagctgccctgcccgTCCTGCTGTTCCTCTTTCTGCACCTCACAGCCGGGGTGTCTGCAGCACA GACTTATGTGGTCACATGCCCAGCTGTGATCTACCACCCCTACACAGCGGTGATGTGGGTCCATCTCAGTGGCCTCCATGAGCCCATCCAGGTGACcatccagctgcagagagcagatgGGACCCCTAACATCACCCTGCTGGAGAGGGAGGTCCGGGACCCTCATCTGTACTTGAACATCACCTTCCCT GCTCCAGCCCCCGCCAAAGGGACGGAGGAAATCGTAGACCTGCACGTCTCAATCCAGGGAGATTCCCTGGATGTCTCCAAGAAGAAGAAGGTGATGCTGAGAGCCCTGGAGCCTGGGATCTTCATACAGACGGACAAGGCTGTCTACAAGCCTGGACAGCAAG TGAAGTTTCGAATTGTCTCTTTGGATAAAGACTTCACTCCCAGCAGTAAAAAG CTGCCCCTTGTGTTCCTGAAG GATCCCAGCGGGAACCGCATCGCGCAGTGGCGGGACGTGAGCCCACAGCAGGGCATTGTAGACCTGTCCCTTCCGCTGGCTGCAGAGCCGGCCCTGGGCACATACACCATTGAGGTGGAGGGGAAGAGACGCTCCTTCAGCGTGGAGGAATATG TGCTGCCCAAGTTTGAGATGACCATTGATCTTCCCGCTGTGGTGCTGGAGAAGGACAAGAAAGTCCGGATGGAGATTTGTGGACG GTACACCTATGGGAAGCCAGTCCAGGGGAAGGTCCAGGCCAGCTTGTGCCAGCCCTTCAGGTACAACAGGATCCTGCACAGACTTAATAGGGCACCCGAGAAAGAGATGAACTGCATCGAGGTTGGCGGGCAG ACCGAGAAGAACGGCTGCTTTTCAACAGAGATTTTGTTGACTGCCTTCAACCTGACCAGCCACATGTATCAGAAACAATTCCAAGTCCAAGCATCACTGGTGGAGAACGGTACAG GGCTGGAGCTGAAAACCACCAAGAACTGCATGATTTTACCTGAAATGCTCACTGTTACCTTCGAAAACACCAATGAATTCTACAAGCCTGGGATTCCCTACACTGGGACG ATGCTGCTGAAGAGAGCTGACAGCACCATGCCACCACAGAAGGAGCTCTTGCTCATCGTTAGCCAGCAAGGAAAAGATACGAGACAGACCTTCCTGACAGACAGATCAGGGAGAGCTTCCTTCAAGCTGGAGACCTCTGATTGGAGTGGCATGGTCTCCCTGCTT GGTCAAGTCAACGAGGCAGCTCACACCCAGAATGACAGCTCAACACTCATCTACCAAAATGCCGAGATGTACCTCAGCCCCTTCTTTTCAGCGGGCAGGAGCTTCCTGCGGATCCGCCAGCTGGAGAGTGAGCTGCCCTGcggccagccccagcagctctgggtgGATTACATCTTCAGCAAGAAGTCCCTGGGGActcagctgcagagcctggATGTGGTCTTCCTG gtCCTGGCCAAGGGGACAATTGTCTCCATCCTCAAGAAAGAGCTGCGTGCAGAGGCTG GGCTGAGAGGCTCCTTCTCCCTGGAGCTGCCCATTGGCCCCGAGCTGGCACCCATGGCCAAGGTGCTGGGCTACGTGGTGCTGCCTGACAGTGAGATGGTGGCTGACAGCACCGAGCTCAAGGTGGCCAAGTGCTTCCCCAACAAG GTGAAGATGGCTTTTTCGGAGGACAAGGCTCTGCCTGGCTCAGCGCtgtggctggagctggaggctgCCCCAGGGTCCCTGTGTGCCATCCGTGCCGTGGACCGCAGCGTGCTGCTCTTGAAGCCTGAGGCTGAGATCAATGCGGAGGCG GTCTACAAAATACTCCCCGAATTTGACTACCCTGAAAGCATTCAGGACCCACAACCCTGTTTGCCATTTCCCTGGCACTATCGCCCCAATTTTGTCATTCCCACCATCCCATTTGGACTGAGACAGCGAGACTTCTTTCGCCTTCCAAGGAGGCATCCCTTACCTTTCCCTATTCGGAGGTATTTCCAGATGGACACCTACAAGTTATTTCAG aatgCAGCACTGAAACTTTTCACCAATGCCCAGACCAACGATGCTTGCAAAGAGAGGTTCGGCTTGCCTGGGATGGCGGGTCCCGAAGGTCCCAGAG GTGGTTCTTATCTCCACGTCGCCTATTTCCAGGAAGAAGTTGATGATAGACAAGTCAGGGGCCACGCTGTCCCAGAAGTAATGGACCATGATATTACAGTTACCACTGCACTGGAAGAGCCATCAGCACCCCGGACGTATTTCCCAGAGACGTGGCTGTGGGACCTGGTCCCCATGGG GGAGCGGGGCTCTGTGGAGATGACGGTGACGGTGCCCGACACCATCACCGAGTGGGAAGCTGGGATGTTCTGTACATCCCCGCAGGGCTTGGGGCTGGCCCCTGCCACCACCCTCACAGCCTTCAAGCCCTTCTTCGTGGAGCTGGCGCTGCCCTATGCCGTGGTCCGCCATGAAGCCTTCACCCTCGTGGCCACCGTCTTCAACTACTTGCGGCAGTGCCTGCag GTTCAGGTGTCGCTGGAGGTGTCAACGGAGCTGGAGGTGTCGGCGAGCACAGACGAGGCGTATGGTGGTTGCATCTGTGCAGACGAAGCGAGGACATTCCGATGGGGCATGCGAGCCACCAGCCTGG GGGAGGTGAACATCACCATCAGCACTGAGGCCCTCAGCTCCAAGGAGTTCTGCGGCAACGAAATGCCTGTGGTGCCAGCCCAGGGGCGCGTGGACACCGTGATAAAGCCCTTGCTGGTGCAG CCCGGGGGGATCCTGGTGGAGAAGGCGCACaattccctgctctgccaggaag ACAATGAAAAAATCTCCCTGGAAGTCCCTGCAAACATCTTGGAGGGCTCCCAGCGAGCGCACGTCACCGTGATGG GCGACATCATGGGCAACGCTCTGCAGAACCTGGACCACCTCCTGGCCATGCCCTACGGCTGCGGGGAGCAGAACATGGTCCGCTTCGCCCCCAACATCTACATCCAGCAGTACCTGGAGAagactgggcagctgcagcccgACATCCGTGCCAAGGCGCAGGGCTTCCTGCAGAGCG GGTACCAGCGAGAGCTGCTCTACAAACACGATGATGGCTCTTACAGCGCCTTCGGGAAGAGCGATCCCACGGGCAATACCTG GCTGACGGCGTTTGTCCTCAAGTCCTTCGGACAAGCCAGAGCCTACGTGGCCATCGAGGAGCGGCACATCACGGACGCACTGCGCTggttgcagaagcagcagcagcagcagacaggctGCTTCCGCAACGTGGGGAAGCTCTTCAACAACGCCCTGcag GGTGGCGTCTCGGACGAGCTCTCGCTGTCGGCTTATGTCACGGCTGCGATGCTAGAGCTGGGGCTGTCCCCAATG AACCCAACGGTGAGCTCAGCCCTGCAGTGCCTGGAGGCTTCAGTCACGGATGACCCCTACACACAGGCGCTGCTCGCCTATGTCTTTGGGCTGGCGGGgcgcagggagcagcagcaaaccCAGCTGCAGCGCCTGGCCCAGCACAGCGTCAGTGCAG ATGGGCAGATCCActggcagaggaaggggaaggctCAGCCCCCCTCGCAGCCCTCCTGGGCTGCCGCCGCACCGGCGGAGGTGGAGATGACCGCCTACGTCCTCCTGGCCTACCTCTCCCAGCCCCAAGTGTCCTCTGACGACCTGAGGACTGCTTCCAAAATTGTCCGCTGGCTCTGCAAGCAGCAAAACCCCTACGGGGGCTTTGCCTCCACACAG GACACTGTGGTGGGCCTGCAAGCCCTGGCCAAGTATGCTGCCCTGACATATGGCAGCAACGGGGACTTCACGGTGACGGTGACGTCCCCGACGGGCACTGCGCAGGACTTTGTGCTGCACAAGAGCAACCGGCTGGTGCTGCAGCGGGCGGCTCTGCACGAGCTGCCGGGGACGTACGGGGTGCAAGCCcgtgggcagggctgtgccctggTGCAG GTGACCCTGCGCTATAACATGCCACCCCCTCCGAGCACGGGGATGTTTGACCTCCACGTGGAGACGGAGCCCAGGGAGTGCAGGGGGGACGCCAGCACCCGCTTCCGCCTCCTCCTCCGGGCACG GTACACCGGCGAGCGTCCCGCCACCAACATGGTTGTCATCGAGGCCAAGCTGCCATCCGGCTACATCCCTGACAAGAGCTCCATGGTGGAG CTGAAGAGGCAGAAGCTGGTGAAGAAGGTGGAGGTGCAGCCCGACCAGGTGACAATTTACCTGGACCAG CTgacaaaggaggaggagaccTTCGCCTTCACCGCCACGCAGGACTTCCCGGTGAGGAACCTTCAGCCGGCCACTGTGACGCTGTACGACTACTACGAGACGG GTGACCGCGCAGATGCTGCCTACAGTGCACCTTGCAGCTCAG AGGCTGATGGTCAGGAGCGGGAAAACTTCTAG